One genomic window of Eptesicus fuscus isolate TK198812 chromosome 6, DD_ASM_mEF_20220401, whole genome shotgun sequence includes the following:
- the TKTL2 gene encoding transketolase-like protein 2: MDSATVADVADDPKPDADTVQVLRDLANRLRIHSIRATCASSSGHPTSCCSAAEIMSVLFFHTMRYKQADPEHPDNDRFVLSKGHAAPILYAAWAEVGDISEADLLSLRKIHSDLEGHPTPRLAFVDVATGSLGQGLGAACGMAYTGKYFDKASYRVFCLLGDGESSEGSIWEALAFASHYSLDNLVAVFDVNRLGQSGPTPLEHCTDTYQKRCEAFGWTTYLVDGHDVEALCHAFWQAAQVKNKPTAIVSKTFKGRGIPNVEDAENWHGKPMPKERADAIIKLIESQIQTNKNLTPRPPVEDSPPISIKNIKMTSLPDYKVGDKMATDKAYGLALAKLGHANKRVIVLDGDPKNATFSEIFKKEHPERFIECFMAEQNMVSVALGCATRDRTIAFVSTFAAYLTRAFDHIRMGAISQTNINLIGSYCGLSIGEDGPSQMALEDLAMFRSIPNCTVFYPSDAVSTEHAIYLAANAKGMCFIRTGPPEIAVIYAPEENFEIGQAKVIRHSVNDKVTVIGAGVTLHEALAAADHLSEQGISIRVIDPFTIKPLDAATIISNAKATGGRVITVEDHYREGGIGEAVCAAVSGEPDILVHQLAVSGVPRSGKPCELLDMFGISARHIIAAVKHTLMNSDSCVL; this comes from the coding sequence ATGGACAGTGCCACCGTGGCCGACGTGGCCGACGACCCCAAGCCCGACGCGGACACCGTGCAGGTGCTGCGGGACCTGGCCAACCGCCTGCGGATCCACTCCATCCGGGCCACGTGCGCCTCCAGCTCCGGCCACCCCACGTCGTGCTGCAGCGCCGCCGAGATCATGTCCGTGCTCTTCTTCCACACGATGCGGTACAAGCAGGCGGACCCCGAGCACCCCGACAACGACCGGTTCGTCCTCTCCAAGGGCCACGCCGCGCCCATCCTCTATGCGGCCTGGGCGGAGGTGGGCGACATCAGCGAGGCGGACCTGCTGAGCCTGCGGAAGATCCACAGCGACCTGGAGGGACACCCCACGCCCAGGCTGGCGTTTGTGGACGTGGCGACCGGCTCGCTGGGGCAAGGGCTAGGGGCCGCGTGCGGGATGGCGTACACCGGCAAGTACTTCGACAAGGCCAGCTACCGCGTCTTCTGCCTCCTGGGAGACGGCGAGTCCTCCGAGGGCTCCATCTGGGAGGCGCTGGCCTTCGCTTCCCACTACAGTTTGGACAACCTCGTGGCGGTCTTCGACGTGAACCGGCTGGGGCAGAGCGGCCCCACGCCCCTGGAGCACTGCACGGACACCTACCAGAAACGCTGCGAAGCCTTCGGGTGGACCACTTACTTGGTGGACGGCCACGACGTGGAGGCCCTGTGCCACGCCTTCTGGCAAGCAGCGCAGGTGAAGAACAAGCCCACGGCCATCGTGTCCAAGACCTTCAAGGGCCGGGGCATTCCAAACGTGGAAGACGCCGAAAACTGGCATGGAAAGCCCATGCCGAAAGAGAGAGCGGATGCCATCATCAAATTAATTGAGAGCCAGATACAGACCAACAAGAACCTCACACCGAGGCCTCCTGTGGAAGACTCGCCTCCCATCAGCatcaagaatataaaaatgaccTCTCTGCCTGATTACAAAGTTGGCGACAAGATGGCGACTGATAAGGCATACGGCTTGGCTCTGGCTAAACTGGGTCATGCAAATAAAAGGGTTATCGTCCTGGATGGCGACCCAAAGAACGCCACCTTTTCTGAGATATTCAAGAAAGAACACCCTGAGCGTTTCATTGAGTGTTTCATGGCAGAGCAAAACATGGTCAGTGTGGCCCTGGGCTGTGCCACACGCGATCGCACCATTGCTTTTGTCAGTACCTTCGCCGCCTATTTGACCCGAGCATTTGATCATATCCGCATGGGAGCCATATCCCAAACCAATATCAATCTGATTGGTTCCTACTGCGGGCTATCCATTGGTGAAGATGGACCCTCCCAGATGGCCCTGGAGGACCTAGCCATGTTCCGAAGCATTCCCAATTGCACTGTTTTCTATCCAAGCGATGCCGTCTCGACAGAGCATGCTATTTATCTGGCTGCCAATGCCAAAGGGATGTGCTTCATTCGGACTGGCCCACCAGAAATTGCAGTTATTTATGCCCCAGAAGAAAATTTTGAGATTGGACAGGCCAAGGTCATCCGCCACAGTGTCAATGACAAAGTCACAGTGATTGGAGCCGGAGTTACGCTGCATGAAGCCTTAGCAGCTGCTGACCATCTTTCTGAACAAGGTATTTCTATCCGTGTCATTGACCCATTTACCATTAAACCCCTGGATGCTGCCACCATCATCTCCAATGCAAAAGCTACAGGCGGTCGGGTTATCACAGTGGAAGATCACTACCGGGAAGGTGGCATTGGAGAAGCAGTATGTGCAGCTGTCTCTGGGGAGCCTGACATCCTTGTTCATCAGCTGGCAGTGTCAGGAGTCCCTCGAAGTGGGAAACCTTGCGAATTGCTGGATATGTTTGGAATTAGTGCCAGACACATCATAGCAGCTGTGAAACACACTTTGATGAATTCAGATAGCTGTGTTCTTTAA